The following proteins are encoded in a genomic region of Glycine soja cultivar W05 chromosome 17, ASM419377v2, whole genome shotgun sequence:
- the LOC114391520 gene encoding uncharacterized protein LOC114391520 yields MEKGYTQLENKNSLPQNEKETLLKMRKDQQALTFIYQGLDEGIFEMVFNVSTSKEAWEILLTSLEDVDKVKKVCLQTLGGKFKSLDMKQFESILDFGNRVIMIVKQMKRYQENMEEAHVVEKVLRSLIAKFDFVICVIEKSKDIESMTVDRLLGSLQAYEERFKRRNDEPLEKVLKAKASLKVKGRDNT; encoded by the coding sequence ATGGAGAAAGGTTATACGCAACTTGAAAATAAGAATTCTTTGCCACAAAATGAAAAGGAGACTTTGTTGAAGATGAGGAAGGATCAACAAGCACTTACCTTCATCTATCAAGGTTTAGATGAAGGCATCTTTGAGATGGTGTTCAATGTCTCCACCTCCAAAGAAGCTTGGGAGATTTTGCTAACATCCCTTGAAGATGTTGACAAGGTGAAAAAGGTGTGCCTACAAACTCTTGGTGGAAAGTTTAAATCCTTGGATATGAAGCAATTTGAGTCAATTTTGGATTTTGGCAATAGGGTGATAATGATTGTGAAGCAAATGAAGCGTTATCAGGAGAATATGGAAGAAGCTCATGTTGTAGAGAAGGTCCTTCGTTCTTTAATcgcaaaatttgattttgtgaTTTGTGTAATTGAAAAGTCAAAGGACATTGAATCAATGACTGTGGACCGATTATTAGGTTCACTTCAAGCATATGAAGAAAGGTTCAAAAGAAGAAATGATGAGCCTTTGGAGAAAGTTCTTAAAGCCAAAGCTTCTTTGAAAGTAAAAGGAAGAGACAACACATGA